GGTGACGGGCATGATGGAGCAGCTGAGTGGATTCCAGACTCGAATGGAGGCACTCCACCACCAGGTTGGGCAGCAGCAGGCACAGGCGACCCAGGCCCAGCAGCTCGCCAAGGGTGCCAGCAAACGGGCGCTGAGTGCCCAGGAGGTATGGAGCGGGATGGAGTTAAGGGCCGTGCCAGAGGAAGCACATCAGTGAGGGAGCCCGGGGCAGGAGAGGACTTTATACACTTTGTAACACTGTTGGCTCAAAAGCAATCAGGATAACAGAACAAGAAGGGGCTTCAGAAATAACCCAAACCTGGCTAGCACCTGAATTTCCCCCTGGCTGCCTGTGGTGTAGTCCGTTCAGGGATATTGCAGACAATCTGGGCCAGTCACCTCGTTTTACAGGTGAGGTGGTGACTTGTCCAGAGGCCAGAGGTCATCTACAAGCAGGTCTCTGGACATGTAGTCCAGAGCTTGTCCCACTCTGCTGGGCCCTGTCTTGGCTCCCTAGCACAGACAGATGCTCTTGACTTAGTCTAACCAGGCCATATCACTGCGTGAATTAGACCAGAGAGAAGATTAAAGGGCCATTCTCCATGTCTTAGGTCTGCCATCTGCTTTCCCCAGGGCCAGGAACCTTGGCCCTTGTAGTCCCACCCAGTGGCCACACTGCCAAGTATACTATTAAGTGACAACTGTGTCCCTGGTGTTGTACTGGAAGTGAGGTGGGTAAAATGGCAGGAGCTGGGGGTGGCAGGAAGGGAAACACAGAAGAGGTTTAAGTCATAGTTTGTGGCCTAGGGGTTTTATGTTAGGGTGTAATGACctttgagttggccctgactcataacaacctctcgtgtgtgacagtagaactgtgctccacagggttttcaggggttgacattctggaagtagattgccaggcttttctaaACCATGGACttaaacatccaacctttcagttagtagcagagcacttaactgtttgtaccacccagggactccactgtgGCATAATGGGAGGTACCATATCACTGTGTGTTGATTTGAGTGATATCAAGTGCTTTAACCTGAGGTCTTTAGGACTTTGGATGTTGCTGATGGTAACACTGAGACCTCTCTGCCTTTTCCAGGGATTTGAGAGAGTAAAGCAAAAGTATATGGAGTTGAAGAACCAGTTGAATCAAAGCTCCACACTGGGTGAACAGGGCAGTCGGATTCTGAGCGTCCAGGAGGAGGCCAAGAAGCTGTTTGGGGAGACCATGGAGATGATGGACAGGATGAAAGGTGAGGGGATGGTCCCGGGTCTTGGACCACAGTGCATCCCTAAAGGCAGGTCCTTGCCCAGAGCTTCCCAGGTCCACTGCTCGTAGAGCAGGTGGTACTAAGAAAGTGAGACCAGTTGGGATTCATGGGGGACCTAATAAATATAAGTGTCAATGAGGGGCTGTGGGAAATGTAGAGGTGTTCTCGGCCCAAGACTTGGCCAtgccctcaagaagcttacaATCCAGGTGGGGCCATTTTCCCCATCTCCTGTAAGATGCACAAAACCATATTTCATAGCACAAGGTGGCCTGAGATAGGGGCCTGAATAACAAGAGCTCTAGGACTTCAAAGAATGAATCATTTCCAAGGAGAATGTTCAGTGACAGTAATGTTCAGAAAAGATCAGATTGGAGGTGGGCCTTGAAGGAAGTGCAGGCCTGAGAGAGACTGAGAGGAAGAGAAGGGACATGAAGACTAGGGTGGGTGGGAAGAAACAAGGCATGTTCAATGGATGAGGTCAGGACCCACCCCCAGGAAAGCAGGATTTATGAGGGCCAGGACTGGTGGAGAGAAGCAGCCTGCATCAACAAGGTTGGCTCCAGGATCAGGAGGAGGAGGGCAGACCTAATTGTGGATGCAGTGGAGAACCAGTGAAGGCTTTTGAATCCAGTGTTTGAAAGGATGCTGAGGTTCACTCAGAAAGGGGGACAGGGATTTCCAGGGACCAAGGCCACTTCTCTAAGTTGTGATGATGGGTcactgggctgatgtgcccagtGAACACCACAGAGCATCTCTGAATTTCAGTAAAAGCTGTTGAAAAAATCTCTTTGGGTAGCCAGGTGGATACCATGGAGACGGTTTGGGGGGGCGGTGTTGGCAGGTTGAGCAGATGTGAAGCTGTGGCTGACCACACCAAAGGGCAGGGCCAGAGGGGCTGACCTTAAGGGATGAGCCTAGTGGCTGGGCCTCTGCTTGTCCTGACCTTGTCCATCAACCCTTTGCATGAAGATAAAGAATGTGCTTATCAAGTTTGTGAATAACACATAGTCCATGAGATAACAGACCCAGTGTTCTAAGGAAAGCTCAAAAGTCTAAAAGGATGTCCTGAAACTAACAGGATGAAATTAAATAAGGAGAAAAGTTATCTCCCACACTGGTCTTTTCTGGGCCTAAGCATACAAGTACAGCTCAGGTGAGGCCTGGTATCTCAGTGGCTGATGTTGCTGCAAACCCTTCATAACTGGTGAATGATTAGCAGATATGAGTTGTTACTCACCTGAAGAAGACCCAAGAGCTTTGAGTAACTGCAAGCTTGATAGAAGCCAGCAGTGTCTTGCTACTGCCAAAAGAGCTAATAAACACAAAGCAGCCAAAATAAGATGATGAACAGCTCAGGGATGATATTAAAAATGTTTAGCAATTGGCATGGCATGCTCCTACCACCCAGAAAAGGCTCAGGCTGTAGCACAGGAATAGGCACTTTCCTGCTTGCTGGATTATGGAGGATCATGGGCATGGGGGCATCTGACCTGGAGGTAGGAGACAGTAACTATAGAAGCATTTTGATATTTCACCAGCTGTGGGTCCATATAGGTGTCCTCAGATTGGATGTCAGCCCAGTCATAACCCTTGTACACTCTGCTGATAGGCTCTCCCCTGGGGGATGGTGTTCAAGTGATGGCCAGTGTGTCTTCAGAAGGGATATTGACAAACCTGCACACATCAGGGGAGAGAGACCAGGGTTGCGAGGGAGAGTGAGGCCCAGTAATTATATCAGATGAGGACTGGATGAAGGCACTAGAGCTGTCTAACCCAGAGAAGATAAGGCCTCAAACATGTGAAGGGTTGCCGTGTAGGAAACAGAACAGATATATTCCTTCCCCCGCAGAAACCACACAATTGGATGGAAGCAAAAAGTGGTTAGATTTTGGCTTAGTGAGAAAAAGACATTTTAAgtaactaaaccaaaagaaacccgttgccatcaagtcaattccaactcatagtgaccctataggacagagtagaactacccccataaagtttccaaggaacgcctggtgaatttgaactgccaaccctttggttaccagctgtagcacttaaccactatgccaccaggttgaGTAACTCGAGCTGCCTAAAGTCAGAGCCTTGTGAGGCAGCCTTTCCCCCTATTCCTGAAAAGTTCAGGCTGAGGCTGGTTACCAGCTCTCATGAATGTTGAAGAAGGGACAGCGGCCTGGAACAACAGGAGGAATAGCCTGAACTTTGGAGTCTTTCAGATTCTCTAGGCATAGTTGGGTGGTGGTATGCATGAGGGGGAAGATTGGATTTGTCTGGAGTGGTGTTTTGGGAAGAGGAAATGGGGAGGAATTCTGGTCACCTGACCAGTTCTTTTGCCATGGAGCCCAACTGGGGACCATTGGTGGGTGGCAGCTGCCTAGGTCTAGCGGCAGTGTGCTGCTAATCTTGGTGCCAATGGCCTTAGTCTGGAACAACTGAGAGAGCCCAGAGTGGGGGCAAGGGAATAATTGGGCACTAGGGCCTCCTGGGTCTGGCACCTGCTGCATTCCTTTAAGAGTTGGATGGTGGCTTGAAGAGAGGCATGGGCTGGAGAGGCCATTTTGCACGTGGTCACAGTCATTAGCTTACGGGCCAGACTGCCCTAGAGACTATATCTCCTGAACATGTAGCCTCGAggtgggaggagaaggaagggtTCGGAGTCTTTGGTTGTCCCGTCAGCTCTCCCTTCTACCCTGCTGTTCCGTCTGTCCCCAGACATGGAGTCGGAGCTGCTGCGGGGGAGCCAGGCCATCCTTCTTCGCTCTGCAGCCCTGACTGGGCTGGAGAAGCATGTGGAGCAGATCCGAGACCACATCAATGAGCGCGTGCTTTACTACGCCACCTGCAAGTGatgctctgcttccagccccgGGCCCTGCTTATCTGCCCCCTTTGCTTTTGGAAATTGAGTTGGAATGCTTTCCAGCTCTAGGAGACATTTTTTCAGCCTGAAGCCCAGCCGGGGTGTCCCTGGGCTGCAGCTGAGCCTGAATGGAGGGAACAACTCCATTGGAGGGACAGAGGTGGAGGTAGCCCTGCCTTTGCAACTGGGATTTCTCAAGGGGAGGGAGCTGAGCTGGGCAACGTCCCTCCACCTCCCCTCTTCCTTCTTTGAGGCTGAATTCTGGACCAGTACAGAAACTTAACCACAAATGATGTACAAATGAAAAGTCCAATAAAAATCTTTGGAAAGGAGCCTGGAGGCTCAATGAGGGAAGATGGTCTCTCTCCATTGAGTAAGCCATTGTTCTGCCTCCATCAGGGTTCCTGGAACAAACCCAGTTCCTGGAGGGCTCCTTTATTTGAGCTCAAGGCCGGGGGTATGAAGCATAGACTACCCTACTCTGCTCAGTCCAATTTGCCCATCACCCAGACTTAGGTTGGCTTGGAGATGGACCCCTTTGCCCTAAGACCTGATGGATTTGATCCTTGAGAGACAGGACAAGCAGCTTCCACCTTTGAAAGTTATCCGGCTTCCCCTTTACAGATGATGGTAGGAATCAGAGAAGCAGTATCAAAATTCACACAGCTCCTTGGACGCAGGACTAGGGCTAGAAGCTATGTCTCTTGGGAGCTCAAAGAGAAGCTCTAAACAgatacgtgtgtgtgtggtggggggtgggggggggtcagAGGATATGGAAATGACATGAAAATTGTGTGCTAACCGTGtcccaggcactgtcctaggcgTTTTCTCTGCACTCACTTCTTTACCAATATTAGTTATATTAACTATCTGTTGAGCACTATGTTAGGCACGTCGCCTATGTCATCTCGTGCTATAGGTGGCACTGTTATCCCCATTTGACAAGAGAGGGAACCAAGGCATGAAAGGTAAAGTAACAGCCAAGGCCACAGATCTGGCAGGTCAGGGCAGAGCTGGGCCTCGAACTCATGCTCATTTAGTACAGTAACCCAAAGAATGGATGCTGGAGCCAGACAGCTTGGTCTCCAACAGAACCTGCCCccaagggttgctgtgaggagtaaatgagttaatatgtgtaACTCAGGTATTGGTGTACTAGCCACCAGCTACACTCTACACTCTCAACACACATCAGCCATGATTGTCAGTTTCTACCTGACCCCAAACTCTCCACACAATTTTTAATACTCTACTCAGGCTCACAAGTCCTTGAGTTTCTTCTGACTTTGGAAAGAACCAAATGAAGCCTCATAGAGAAAAATATGTCCATTTTATTGAGCACAACACTGAGCATGAAGCTGGCGAGGCTGGAGGGGCAGGGAAATGGGGGGAATGAGAATGCTGTGCCTGGCTTTCCAGGAGAGATGGCCACAGGGGCAGGGTTAGAGTCACTGGTGGAAATTTATCAGCTCTGGTTTGTACTCAGCTGGGTATGCATGAAGGGGGCTGGGCCAGGATAGTTTTCCTAAGATCCCTAGGCTGCATTTCTTTCTGTTTCACCGTGGAGGATGTGAGATTGCCTTTAGATTGGGGCTGGAAGGGAGGTGGTTCAGAATGTGCCAGGGAATCGGCTGCCTTGTGTCACATCAGGTGGGAACTAGTCCTGGGGTTCAGGATAAGAACTTGGAGAGCCGCAGGCAGACCGGAGAGCTGTCAGTGTTCATGCAGACGAGCAGGCGTCTATGTTAGGAGCCACTCTGGCCATGAGGATAAGGCTGCAGCGGCAGGGAGAGTGTATACAGAGCAGGGAGATGGGAGATGCTCCATATGGCTTTGCTTGGAGGTGGCAGCCTGGCCAGCCCACTAAGCTTTTCATGACAAATGACACAGACCCAGCAAGAGTTATCTAGGCACACTGCACAGAGCCACAGCACGTAGGGTGGGGGGCACAGAGCAGGCAGGTCAGGGAGACCTGGGGGCCAGTGAAGCCGCTCCTCCTGCCCACAGCTTCCTCACAGCCTCATACCGCGGGGCTCATTCTGAGGACACCTCTGAGGGCCTGCCCCTGCGTGGCTGCAGTCGGGCACTCTGACCAGAAAACGTTCCTGCCAGGCCCCACTCCACTtgctcccccttcctccctctgcaGGGCAGGTGCCAGATTAGGATGGGCAGAGGAGTCTACGTCTTCCCTGTGAAGGAAAGGGGCTCAGGGTGAGGGTGGGGCTGCTACCTCTTGTCCCCCTCAGACCCCATCATTTAGACTCTGGGGTGGGTCTGCTCTCCCCAGGGCCTCCCCCctgccccacactcagccctggCCTTCGGCCCTCCTGCCTCTGGTCTCCTCACCTGAAAACTCCAGTGGCACAAGCAGAGGCTCCAGGGATCACATAATGAGACAGACCCCAGTCTGCCCAGCCCGGCAGTGGGAGCTGCCACTGGTTTTCACTGGCACCATGACTTCTGATTTGAAATGCCTGGAAAGGAGATGAAGCAGCAGATTTGATGTATTtgaagagaaaacagagctggggGGTTGTCATTCTCTGTGCCTGTGGCATCTACTAAATTCTGCCTTTATGGGGTTCAGAAAGTACAATACCCTGCAAAAAAGACAAGCAAGCATCCCTCCCAGCCCCCAGACACCCAGGTCTCAGGGAACCTAGCGCTTACAGCTCATATGCACCCATTACTTTAGGGTTTCTGTGGGTGTGAACAGCGTCTGCAGCTCCTCTGAACCAGTGCCTCTATTCAGCTGGCTGAGTGGGTAAGTGAAAGCCGactaacccattttacagatgagcaaaccagAAACAGACTTTCACTGACTGGTCAATGCgacacagctagtgagtggtaGGGACAGGGCTAGGAGCATGTtccctgatgcctgacccagaGCTCTTCCTACCCTATAGAACTGGTTCTGAGTGGGTGGGGCCCTTTTTAATCCCTTTCAGTCCTGTTGCCTGAGTTCTTTTAGACCCAGGCTGAGCTGGGCTGAGCCTCCAGTTCTGGCTGAAAATACTCACTGTTTTCTGTTGGCCTTTCTCAGGAGCGTGGGCTCAGAGCAGTAGGAGGACTTCCCTTTGCTCCTGAGGCTCAGGCAGCTGGCGCAGCAGCCACACGGCCCCACGGCCAGGGGTCCCTGCTGCATGGGCACCAGGCTGCTGCTGATGCGGAGGGAGCCGTTGACCAGGCAGTTGAGGGACCTGCCTCCAGGGGCAGTGGGACAGGGGCTCTGCTGGCAGGGCAGCCGGGTCAGGGCTGGGAGGGCAACACTCTGGTCCAGGGCGGGTGCCTCGGTGATGGTGATCTCGGGGGAACAGGGCCTAGAGGCTTCCAGGACTTGAATGACAGGCAGCCTGCTGTCCACCTCTGGGCGGACCAAAGGGCTGTGCAGGTTCATGTGCAGCTTTCTCATGTGGTGTACCACGGTGGCCGCATTGAAGGCTTGCTAAGGAAACACACCACCAGATCTCGCTGCTTCAGCCTCCCAGGGCCATGGGCTCAAGCTCTCCCTTGCCCTGTGCCCTCCTGAAACCAGTGTGCCGTCTTCTCATTCCAGAGAGGGCCCAGGGAGCACCAGTGTCTGCTGAGGTCCAGTCTACAGAGAAGtcccaaggaaagcctgtgcCCGCCTCTGCCCAGTCCAGCCTCCAGGGACCCAGAGCCGCCCCTTCCCCCACCCTGGAGAGGGTGACTCACCCTCCACTTGCTCTTGGCAAAGTTCTTCTGGATTTGGAGGCTGACTGACGGGTAGATGTCCCAGTGGAGGGCTGTGTTCCCATCAATCCtgtggaggcaggagggaacaccTGACTGGAGGGTGGCTATAGAAATGCAGCTGGAGGTGGGCAGGGGGTGGTGCCCTCAGGTCCAGGTTAAAGCCAGGTGGAATGCCCCAGGAGAAAGGTGGCCCACAGCAGGAAAAGGCTGGAACCAGGGGTCCTCTGTCCCCTGGGGCAGGTCATAGTGGGCTTTTGCTTTGGCAAAAACAAGAACTTGCTTTCAACCAGGCTGGCAAGTTACTGGGGCACAGGCACGCCTGTTCATTCCCGtcatctgtggctgcttttgcgCTGCAGCAACAGAGCTAAGCAGTTGTGACAGCGACCATACAGCCAGCAAAGCCTAAAACATtgactctctggccctttacagaaaaagttcacCAACCCTGCTCTAGAGGGCACTTGGGATGGCATCATCCTTTAGCTCAAAGCTTGGCTGGGAACCCACTTCCTCCTGGAAGCCTTCCTCAATCAGGCCCTCAGACACTGGGTGCACTTTCCCTGCCCCCTTGTTGCTATCGTTAGGTGCCATCtgcctgtaatcttcatgggagcagattgctgggtctttctccagtgaagtgGCTGGATGAGtgtgaatcaccaaccttttggttagcagccaagcacttagtcattttgctaccagggctccctgtcctctaaagaaaacaaaaaaccaaaccgttgctatcatttctaaggagtggctggtggatatgaatcgccaaccttttggttaacagccaagctcttaactgctgctccaccaggggtccgtatctccttccaaaaacccaaaccaaacccacggctgtcaagtcaatttcgactcatagcaaccctataggacagagtagaactgccccatagagtttccaaggagagcctggcagttttgaactgctgacctcttgattagcagccgtagcacttaaccactacaccacccgggtTTCCTCCTATCTTCTTAGCCCCTTCTTATTCACTCATCTCTGAGTGTTCCACAGGCACCTGCCATGTGCACAGCAGTGGGCTAGCCACTAAGGGGCCCAGAGAATTAAGGACTGTGGACCCTGATCCCTGGGAGCTTACAGTCCAGATGTGGGGTTGTTTCATCCCATAAACAAGAGCACTTCATGGTAGCTGTGCACTGAGTAAAGACAGCGGTAGGAACTTGGGCGTGGGGAGGTCTGCGCAGACTGCAGGAGTCGCGGCTTCCGGGAAGGAACAGAGACTGACCTGGATCCCGAAGGATGTGAGAGACAGAGCAAGAGACAGGACAGCCACGATGGTGAAAATGGCATGACCCAAGGTATAGTTAGGGAAGGCAGGGAGATAAGTATAGCTCTTAGTCCTATCTGCTGGAAATTGAGGTTAGAGATAAAGCATGAGGCCATATTGAGAAAAGCCTGGAAAGGCAAAGGAATTTAGGCTTGTTATGGCAGGAAGTGGGGAGCTATTGTAAATTCTTGAGCAGCAGAGTGGCTTTACCAATTGGATATTTCGTGATCTTAAATCACTTCACATGGTACATGTTTTGAGCACAGAGTAAAATGAAGCTCATAGGGAGAGgaccaaggagctctggtggtgtagtggttaagcacttggctgcaaaccaaaaggtcagtggttcgaatccaccagctgctctgcaagaggaagatgtggcagtctgcttccgtaaagatcacagccttggaaaccctgtggggcagttccaccctgtcctatagggttgctttgagttggaattgactcaatagcaatgggtttagcttTTTTTGGAAAGAAAGGGCAGAGTCACTTATTCTTAGGTGCCTCTGAGGAACTACTACAGAGAATTGCCCCTGTGGGGCCAatataggggccctggtggaacagtggttaagcgctcgactgctaaccaaaaggtcagcggttctaaACCACCACTGGgtccatggagaaagatgtggcagtctgcttcctaagagatttacagccttggataccttATGGGGtaactgagtttggtttgggggcCAACACACAGTGCTGCTGACAGCGTCCTCCTGTGCTTGATTGGAAGGCTCAGCTGCAACCTCAGGTCAGAACCTGCTCCAAGAACTGCTGTTGCATCTCCACCTGGACCTGGTAAACATCTGCAGGCTCACGGTTGCAGTGCTACGGAGTCAGCAAGGTTTGGGGAGGCAGGCGGTCACTCACCAGGGGTGCCTCAAGGCCTTCTCACAGGTGTATCGCTCACTTGGGTCCTTCTCCAGCAAGTGGCAAATgaaatctttggctgagggggcAATCAGAGAGAAGACAGCTAAGGACCACATTGTGTGATTGATGGAAATTCACTTCCAGGCTGGTGGGGGTGGCAGCAAATGCATCTCTAGCTAATCTTCCACAGAAACAATTTTAAGTtctcaaaagagagagagaaaaaaaatccaaaccaccTCACAACAGCCCACTATAAGCCACCAAGGAAGAGAGGCTCTAAGTTGCCTCACTCGCCCACACAGCCCTGCAGAGCCACCCTCATCATGAGGCACCGGTGTGTCTGCACACCACACGTGCGTGCATTTGCACAGAGATGGGGCCCACGTGTGAGGCTGGTTCCAGCTCTGCTCTCCACTTAACAGGCCCAACCAACATGCATGTGCTGTATTGATTGCCTCCTAGCATGCATGTACATTGCATGTTCTTGGGACTTGGCATCTAACCGCTTGGTTTTGCCAGTCCTACCTAGAACATTCCCCTCTGCCTGGCTTTGTCTTTGGCGCCTCTCATCTTAACTGCCCCCCTCCCCTTTACCAGGCATCCTGTGGTTCTGCCTTTAGGAAAACAAAAGCATGAGCCTCAGACACAAAGGATTTAACTGGCCTTAGAACCTGATGAAGATTTCTCCACTTGCCTTGGCAGCCTGCTCTATGAAACGCCCAGGGACTCTCAGAAGCTAGGCTGTCAGCCTTTGTTAGACTCTCTTCTCTTGGCAGCTTTGCCTTGAGCCTGTTATCTTGTTCTTTACACCCGCTGGGCTTACCTGACTCAGAGATGTCATCCCAGAATGGAGACTCAAACTCATAGTAGCCCTCCTTGATTTTCTCAAAAAGCTTAGACTCAGTTTCTTCGTAGAAAGGGGGATACCCACACAGCCTGCAGTGGAACAGGATGAAGAAGTGCTGGTGAACCATCCTTCCCTCCCTGGGCTTCACACCCCTCCCCTCAGATTTTGCAGGCAGGCAGTGAGGTCCCAGACCAGAGGTTGGACCAGGAGATGGATCTGCTTCAGACTCAGGAATGACACAGGCCCCATAAAGTTCTTATGCAGAAGCCGGG
The DNA window shown above is from Loxodonta africana isolate mLoxAfr1 chromosome 20, mLoxAfr1.hap2, whole genome shotgun sequence and carries:
- the CAMK1G gene encoding calcium/calmodulin-dependent protein kinase type 1G; this translates as MGRKEEVDCSSWKKQTTNIRKTFIFMEVLGSGAFSEVFLVKQRMTGKLFALKCIKKSPAFRDSSLENEIAVLKKIKHENIVTLEDIYESTTHYYLVMQLVSGGELFDRILERGVYTEKDASLVIQQVLSAVKYLHENGIVHRDLKPENLLYLTPEENSKIMITDFGLSKMEQSGVMSTACGTPGYVAPEVLAQKPYSKAVDCWSIGVITYILLCGYPPFYEETESKLFEKIKEGYYEFESPFWDDISESAKDFICHLLEKDPSERYTCEKALRHPWIDGNTALHWDIYPSVSLQIQKNFAKSKWRQAFNAATVVHHMRKLHMNLHSPLVRPEVDSRLPVIQVLEASRPCSPEITITEAPALDQSVALPALTRLPCQQSPCPTAPGGRSLNCLVNGSLRISSSLVPMQQGPLAVGPCGCCASCLSLRSKGKSSYCSEPTLLRKANRKQHFKSEVMVPVKTSGSSHCRAGQTGVCLIM